The nucleotide sequence GGGCGAAGGCGATGGCAACCGCCCAGCCAAAGTAATCGAGATCCTTGAGACAGTAGGTATAGGCGAGAAAAGCTGGCGCGACGCCGAAAGAAACGAGGTCACACAGAGAGTCCATCTCCTTGCCAATCTCACTGCTCACGCCGAAGAAGCGTGCCGCCCTTCCATCCAAGCCGTCGGCGACAAGTGCGAGCAGGATGAATACGGTGCTCCAAGTATAATTGGCGTTGTATGTGGAAAGAATCGAGCAAAACCCTAGTACCAGATTGGCTGAAGTCAATATATTGGGAATCAAGCTTTTATACATGTCTCACTGAGCCTCCCGATCACGGTTTCGCCGCCGACCACTTTGTCGCCTTTCTTTACAAAAATCTCCACTTCCTCGGGCACGACAAGTTCCGTGCACGAACCGAAGCGGATCAATCCGTACAGTTCGCCTTTTTCCAGTACATCGTCCAGCGTGACCCAAGAAACGATACGTCGTGCCAAGATACCGGCAATCTGCGTGACCGTTACGCGCAGACGCGGATTTTCTATGCCGATCATATGGCGTTCATTTTCAAACCCCACGGAATCTTTGTAAGCTGGTTTGAATCGGCCGCAAACATATTTTTGAATCTTGATTTCGCCCTCGATGGGACTGCGGTTCACATGAACGTCAAATACGGAGAGGAAAATGACGACCTTTTTACACCGCTGCTTGAGAAAATCATCGTCATCAAGCGAGACGACCTCCTGTACGGTTCCATCTGCCGGTGAAACGATGGCAAGAGGATCTGAGGGAATCTCCCTCTTCGGATTGCGGAAAAAGTAAGCAAAGTAAAAAGCAAGAACGACAAGCGGTATTGCAAGATACGGATGCACTGCCAATCCGAGAATCCCTCCGAGAACGAGGGCACTGAGGATGAAGACATATCCCTCGCGAACAACCGGGAATATCGACATAGGCATTACCTCCATACAATATCTATGCAACACAAGAATCTGCAGATACTCAGCATCTCTGCAGATTCAGCATATCAGAAAACTTCTTTTACTAATTATAGACGAGCGCCCTTTCTTTGTCCACTCTTTTTGTATGCCATGACCTTGAATACGAAGCGCGGCAATGCCATGAGCCGCCCCGCTCTCTTCGGCTGCATAGCCCCGCGAAAGAGCCATTCGAGCTTCGCTTTCTGCATCCAGTGCGGCGCACGCTTCATGACGCCCGCCATAACGTCGAAAGTTCCGCCGACGCCCATGGATACAGGAACGGCAAGTTCCTGCAAATGTGCGGCAAGCCACTTCTCCTGCTTCGGAACGCCCAATGCGACGAGCAGTATGTCAGGCTTCGCCTCCTGAATCTCACGCAGAATTTCAGGCTCGTCATCTGAGGAGAAAAAGCCGTTCCGAACACCGACAATTTCAATGCCCGGATAGAGTTTTTCCGCTTTCGTCTTTGCCTTTTCTGCAACGCCCGGAGCAGCGCCGAAGAAAAACAGACGATACCCCTTCTGAGGAGCTTTGCGCATGAGTTCTTGGGCAAGATCGTAGCCTGCGACACGTTCCGGCATGAGATGCCCGAGATGGCGTGCAGCCCAAACCGTCCCCGCACCGTCGGGTACGACGAGAGCAGCATCGTTCAAGATGTTTTTTAACTCGCAATCATACGTTGCCCGCATGAGCATTTCTGCATTCGCCGTAGCGATGAGGACGGAATTTCTTTCTTCGATAAAGGTTTGAATCCGTTTGACTGCCTCGCCCATCGTCAGTGAATCGACATGTACGCCTAAAATATCAACCTTTTTTTTCGACATACGGCATACCTCCCACATGAACGGGCATATCCCAAAAATGCTGCGCCTGTTCGATGTCGCGATGAATTTGTGCCACCAGCGCGTCTACATCGGGAAATTTCTTTTCGTCACGGAGTTTTCCCAAGAAGTCCACGCAGATTTTCTGGCCATAAAGATTGCCGTTAAATTGCATAAGGTGAACTTCCAAACGACGCTCCACTTCTTCAAAGGTAGGATTTGAGCCGATATTGGCGACGCCCGGATAAACAGCATCGTTGAAATGCACGCGGACAGCATAGACGCCGTTCGGCAAAAGCGCATAAGAATCATCCAAAGCAATATTGGCAGTCGGGAAGCCAAGCTTGCGTCCGCGCTGCTCTCCGTACGTAACAATGCCTGTATAGTCAAGCGGCCACTTTAAATATTGATTGACGAGATCAAGATTTCCCTCTGCAATCAAGGAGCGGATCCGAGTGCTGCTCACCATCTTCCCATCACGCAGCACGGAATTTCCAATACGGGATACGAAGCCAAATTCTTCCCCCCGCTGCTGTAAGAATGCAGAATCACCTGTTCCTTGGAAGCCGAAGGTGTAATTCGCACCTACGACGACATAAGCAGGGGAAAAATTCTCCTGCAGCAGTTTGAGGAAACCTGTAGCTGATATAGCTGCGAAATTCTTCGTAAAAGGAACATTCATGAGGATGTCCACGCCGAGCTTTTCTATGATTGCTTCCTTTGACTCTGTATTGCGAATCATCTTTGGAGCGCGCTCGGGGAAAATGACAGAGAGCGGATGTTCCTGGAAAGTAAACGCCATACTGACGCCATGGATGTCAGCTGCAAGTTCCCTCGCTCTTTGCAATATGCTTTGATGTCCGATATGGACGCC is from Selenomonas sputigena ATCC 35185 and encodes:
- a CDS encoding phosphatidylserine decarboxylase family protein, encoding MSIFPVVREGYVFILSALVLGGILGLAVHPYLAIPLVVLAFYFAYFFRNPKREIPSDPLAIVSPADGTVQEVVSLDDDDFLKQRCKKVVIFLSVFDVHVNRSPIEGEIKIQKYVCGRFKPAYKDSVGFENERHMIGIENPRLRVTVTQIAGILARRIVSWVTLDDVLEKGELYGLIRFGSCTELVVPEEVEIFVKKGDKVVGGETVIGRLSETCIKA
- a CDS encoding WecB/TagA/CpsF family glycosyltransferase, translated to MSKKKVDILGVHVDSLTMGEAVKRIQTFIEERNSVLIATANAEMLMRATYDCELKNILNDAALVVPDGAGTVWAARHLGHLMPERVAGYDLAQELMRKAPQKGYRLFFFGAAPGVAEKAKTKAEKLYPGIEIVGVRNGFFSSDDEPEILREIQEAKPDILLVALGVPKQEKWLAAHLQELAVPVSMGVGGTFDVMAGVMKRAPHWMQKAKLEWLFRGAMQPKRAGRLMALPRFVFKVMAYKKSGQRKGARL
- a CDS encoding bifunctional riboflavin kinase/FAD synthetase, with the protein product MLRFSKIKHLSDSYQGIVIALGTFDGVHIGHQSILQRARELAADIHGVSMAFTFQEHPLSVIFPERAPKMIRNTESKEAIIEKLGVDILMNVPFTKNFAAISATGFLKLLQENFSPAYVVVGANYTFGFQGTGDSAFLQQRGEEFGFVSRIGNSVLRDGKMVSSTRIRSLIAEGNLDLVNQYLKWPLDYTGIVTYGEQRGRKLGFPTANIALDDSYALLPNGVYAVRVHFNDAVYPGVANIGSNPTFEEVERRLEVHLMQFNGNLYGQKICVDFLGKLRDEKKFPDVDALVAQIHRDIEQAQHFWDMPVHVGGMPYVEKKG